From Hermetia illucens chromosome 6, iHerIll2.2.curated.20191125, whole genome shotgun sequence, one genomic window encodes:
- the LOC119660484 gene encoding uncharacterized protein LOC119660484 isoform X1, with translation MLCYGDCRSNGYSHRSGERYLSRLLGECGQQPVDADADVIHIQLPPWYDAELFRRGQKFHRKYIASVYIGMLMGLLSILAVPSILNVLMCTGKSETPLKAYRRYVKTIYHAVSWFYNDLQPGSKAWESIEMVRKKHLNARKYCEKAKQITIMQRDMAVTQFGFMGYMILRSKMIGIHINDEKELEGPVHFWRVIGYVMGIKDEINLCTGSVAETKERLKIVLENILRPSLEKPIPNFEPMTTALINGLWHFTRELDKDTCIFVAKRLAGCKGYEFWHSDFKQTPTKEDLEQMQYYKLNWFQRFLVCYFISISDFQMRFKIFRAYFNFGIRKREWINYYFPYTAILIFGIKNAYVRIFGSQKKVAHSE, from the exons ATGTTGTGCTATGGCGACTGCAGAAGCAA TGGTTATTCCCATCGGTCAGGTGAAAGGTATCTATCTCGTTTGCTCGGAGAATGTGGACAACAACCTGTTGATGCAGACGCAGACGTAATACATATTCAATTGCCGCCATGGTATGATGCAGAACTATTTCGAAG GGGCCAGAAATTCCACCGAAAATATATCGCAAGCGTGTACATTGGAATGCTAATGGGACTCCTATCGATCTTAGCAGTTCCTTCAATACTGAACGTCCTAATGTGCACTGGGAAATCTGAAACACCTCTTAAGGCATATCGACGCTACGTGAAAACCATCTACCATGCCGTATCATGGTTTTATAACGATCTGCAGCCTGGCTCCAAAGCTTGGGAAAGTATTGAAATGGTTCGGAAAAAACATCTAAATGCCCGAAAATACTgcgaaaaagcaaaacaaataacGATAATGCAACGTGACATGGCAGTTACTCAATTCGGATTCATGGGTTATATGATATTGCGTTCGAAAATGATTGGCATCCATATTAATGACGAAAAGGAACTGGAGGGTCCTGTCCACTTTTGGCGAGTTATCGGTTACGTAATGGGCATCAAAGATGAGATCAACCTTTGCACTGGATCAGTAGCTGAAACCAAGGAAAGATTGAAAATTGTCCTTGAAAACATCCTACGCCCAAGTTTGGAGAAGCCAATACCAAACTTCGAACCAATGACTACGGCCCTTATTAACGGTCTTTGGCACTTTACGAgggaactggataaagatacatgCATATTCGTAGCAAAGCGCCTCGCTGGTTGCAAGGGATACGAGTTTTGGCATAGTGACTTTAAACAAACCCCCACAAAAGAAGACCTAGAACAAATGCAGTATTACAAGTTGAATTGGTTCCAAAGGTTTCTGGTGTGCTACTTTATATCTATAAGCGATTTTCAAATGCGATTCAAAATCTTTCGGGCGTACTTTAACTTTGGTATAAGAAAGAGAGAATggattaattattattttccatACACTGCAATTCTGATATTTGGGATTAAAAACGCCTACGTAAGGATCTTCGGTTCACAGAAGAAAGTGGCTCATTCGGAATAG
- the LOC119660484 gene encoding uncharacterized protein LOC119660484 isoform X3 codes for MLTNNENQIHNKWGQKFHRKYIASVYIGMLMGLLSILAVPSILNVLMCTGKSETPLKAYRRYVKTIYHAVSWFYNDLQPGSKAWESIEMVRKKHLNARKYCEKAKQITIMQRDMAVTQFGFMGYMILRSKMIGIHINDEKELEGPVHFWRVIGYVMGIKDEINLCTGSVAETKERLKIVLENILRPSLEKPIPNFEPMTTALINGLWHFTRELDKDTCIFVAKRLAGCKGYEFWHSDFKQTPTKEDLEQMQYYKLNWFQRFLVCYFISISDFQMRFKIFRAYFNFGIRKREWINYYFPYTAILIFGIKNAYVRIFGSQKKVAHSE; via the exons ATGTTAACTAATAACGAAAATCAAATTCATAATAAATG GGGCCAGAAATTCCACCGAAAATATATCGCAAGCGTGTACATTGGAATGCTAATGGGACTCCTATCGATCTTAGCAGTTCCTTCAATACTGAACGTCCTAATGTGCACTGGGAAATCTGAAACACCTCTTAAGGCATATCGACGCTACGTGAAAACCATCTACCATGCCGTATCATGGTTTTATAACGATCTGCAGCCTGGCTCCAAAGCTTGGGAAAGTATTGAAATGGTTCGGAAAAAACATCTAAATGCCCGAAAATACTgcgaaaaagcaaaacaaataacGATAATGCAACGTGACATGGCAGTTACTCAATTCGGATTCATGGGTTATATGATATTGCGTTCGAAAATGATTGGCATCCATATTAATGACGAAAAGGAACTGGAGGGTCCTGTCCACTTTTGGCGAGTTATCGGTTACGTAATGGGCATCAAAGATGAGATCAACCTTTGCACTGGATCAGTAGCTGAAACCAAGGAAAGATTGAAAATTGTCCTTGAAAACATCCTACGCCCAAGTTTGGAGAAGCCAATACCAAACTTCGAACCAATGACTACGGCCCTTATTAACGGTCTTTGGCACTTTACGAgggaactggataaagatacatgCATATTCGTAGCAAAGCGCCTCGCTGGTTGCAAGGGATACGAGTTTTGGCATAGTGACTTTAAACAAACCCCCACAAAAGAAGACCTAGAACAAATGCAGTATTACAAGTTGAATTGGTTCCAAAGGTTTCTGGTGTGCTACTTTATATCTATAAGCGATTTTCAAATGCGATTCAAAATCTTTCGGGCGTACTTTAACTTTGGTATAAGAAAGAGAGAATggattaattattattttccatACACTGCAATTCTGATATTTGGGATTAAAAACGCCTACGTAAGGATCTTCGGTTCACAGAAGAAAGTGGCTCATTCGGAATAG
- the LOC119660484 gene encoding uncharacterized protein LOC119660484 isoform X2, giving the protein MATAEASERYLSRLLGECGQQPVDADADVIHIQLPPWYDAELFRRGQKFHRKYIASVYIGMLMGLLSILAVPSILNVLMCTGKSETPLKAYRRYVKTIYHAVSWFYNDLQPGSKAWESIEMVRKKHLNARKYCEKAKQITIMQRDMAVTQFGFMGYMILRSKMIGIHINDEKELEGPVHFWRVIGYVMGIKDEINLCTGSVAETKERLKIVLENILRPSLEKPIPNFEPMTTALINGLWHFTRELDKDTCIFVAKRLAGCKGYEFWHSDFKQTPTKEDLEQMQYYKLNWFQRFLVCYFISISDFQMRFKIFRAYFNFGIRKREWINYYFPYTAILIFGIKNAYVRIFGSQKKVAHSE; this is encoded by the exons ATGGCGACTGCAGAAGCAA GTGAAAGGTATCTATCTCGTTTGCTCGGAGAATGTGGACAACAACCTGTTGATGCAGACGCAGACGTAATACATATTCAATTGCCGCCATGGTATGATGCAGAACTATTTCGAAG GGGCCAGAAATTCCACCGAAAATATATCGCAAGCGTGTACATTGGAATGCTAATGGGACTCCTATCGATCTTAGCAGTTCCTTCAATACTGAACGTCCTAATGTGCACTGGGAAATCTGAAACACCTCTTAAGGCATATCGACGCTACGTGAAAACCATCTACCATGCCGTATCATGGTTTTATAACGATCTGCAGCCTGGCTCCAAAGCTTGGGAAAGTATTGAAATGGTTCGGAAAAAACATCTAAATGCCCGAAAATACTgcgaaaaagcaaaacaaataacGATAATGCAACGTGACATGGCAGTTACTCAATTCGGATTCATGGGTTATATGATATTGCGTTCGAAAATGATTGGCATCCATATTAATGACGAAAAGGAACTGGAGGGTCCTGTCCACTTTTGGCGAGTTATCGGTTACGTAATGGGCATCAAAGATGAGATCAACCTTTGCACTGGATCAGTAGCTGAAACCAAGGAAAGATTGAAAATTGTCCTTGAAAACATCCTACGCCCAAGTTTGGAGAAGCCAATACCAAACTTCGAACCAATGACTACGGCCCTTATTAACGGTCTTTGGCACTTTACGAgggaactggataaagatacatgCATATTCGTAGCAAAGCGCCTCGCTGGTTGCAAGGGATACGAGTTTTGGCATAGTGACTTTAAACAAACCCCCACAAAAGAAGACCTAGAACAAATGCAGTATTACAAGTTGAATTGGTTCCAAAGGTTTCTGGTGTGCTACTTTATATCTATAAGCGATTTTCAAATGCGATTCAAAATCTTTCGGGCGTACTTTAACTTTGGTATAAGAAAGAGAGAATggattaattattattttccatACACTGCAATTCTGATATTTGGGATTAAAAACGCCTACGTAAGGATCTTCGGTTCACAGAAGAAAGTGGCTCATTCGGAATAG